The genomic DNA GCATTGTCGCCACGGTGGATGAGCGCGTGCTGATGGCCGACGGTGATCGGGCCTATGCGCGGGGCGACGCGTCCAGCCCGCTGCGGGTGGAACCGGGCGCGTCCCGCCACTACCGCGTTTTTCGGGATGCCATTGCCCTCAAGGATCCCCTGACGGGTGAAATCCTGGGCTACGAGGCGCAGTACGTAGGCAAGGCCGAGTTGGTGCGGGGCGAGTCGGTGGAAGAAACGGCCGATGGCAAGGGCGGTATCGCCTACGACTATGTGCCAGCCACCGTGGAGTTGTCAGCGACCAAGGAAGAGGTCCGCGCCGGCGACCGGTTGCTGCCAGCACCAGCGCGCGCCTTTGTCAGCTACACGCCGCGCGCCCCCCAGATGAAGGTCGATGCGCGCGTGGTCTCGATCTATGGCGGCAACTCGGTGTCCTACGCGGCGCAGAACCAGGTCATCGCAATCAACCGGGGCACGCAGGACGGCATGGAAGCCGGCCAGGTGCTCCACATCCTGACCAAGGGCGATCGCCTCAAGGACACGACGGATGCAGCCAAGACCGTGATCAAGCTGCCCAGCGAGCGCAATGGCCACGTCATGGTGTTCCGCACATTTGACCGGGTTTCCTACGCCTTGATTCTGGAAATCCGCACCGGCGTGCGGGTGGGTGATCGCCTGATCAATCCTGAATAAGGATGGGATCGAAGCCCGCGCGCGGTTGCCTCGGGCACGAGAACCTCTCCACCCGCCCCATGGAACGCGATGAACTTGCCGGCTGGCTGCGCCTGGCGCTGACACCGGGCGTTGGCAACGGCACTGCCCGCCGCCTTTTGGCGGCCTTCGGTCTTCCGCAGGTCATTTTTCAGCAGTCCGAGGGCACGCTGGCGCAGTGCGTGACGTCCGCCCAGGCGCAGGCCCTGCGCCTGGTTCCGCCCGGTCTGGCGCAGCAGCTGGAGACCACCTGGGCGTGGCTCCAGAGCGCGGCGCCCGAGGGGGCCGCACGGGTCTTCCTGACGCTGGGCGATGGGCGCTACCCGCAGGCCCTGCTGGAGACGGAAGATCCTCCCCTCGTGCTGTATGGCATCGGGCCTGCTGCGGTATGGGCTGCCGACCCCTTTCCCGCCGCACGCTGCCTGGCCATCGTGGGCAGCCGCAACCCTACCGCCCAGGGTGCGGACAACGCGCGGCAGTTCGCACGCGCACTGCATGCGGCGGGGCTCACCATCGTGTCCGGGCTGGCGCTGGGGGTGGATGCCGCCGCGCACGAGGGGGCGCTGGACAGCGCGGTGGCGGGCGCCGCCGTTCCCGCCACGATTGCGGTGGTGGGAACGGGGCTCGACCGGGTGTACCCCCGCCAGAACCTGGCGCTGGCCAGGCGCATCGCCGCCCATGGCATCCTGATCAGCGAGTACCCCTTGGGCACGCCGCCCCTGGCGGCGAATTTCCCCAAGCGCAACCGCATCATTGCGGGCCTTTCGCAGGGAACGCTGGTGGTGGAGGCGGCATTGGCATCGGGCTCACTGATCACGGCCCGGATGGCGGTGGAGCAGGGGCGTGACGTGTTCGCCATTCCGGGCTCCATCCACGCGCCCCAGTCGCGCGGCTGCCATGCGCTGATACGGCAAGGCGCCAAGCTGGTGGAATCGGCGCAGGACGTGCTGGAAGAACTGCAGCTCCCTGCTCCAGAGGCAGCGCCGCAGCCAACCGCCCCTGGCATGACCCCATCGAAACCGCCCGAAAGCGCGCTGCTCCAGGCGATGGGGTTTGATCCGGTGGGGCTGGATGCCCTGATGGCGCGCACAGGCATGGACACCGCCGCCATGCAGGTGCAGCTGCTGGAGCTGGAACTGGCCGGTGCCGTGGCCCGGCTTCCGGGCGGGTTGTTTCAACGCATGGGCAGCGCCTGAACGGGCCCGGTCTGCGGACCGGCCGGGTCAGCCCGGATCAACCCAGCAGCCGCTCCGGGTTGGCGTCCAGCTTGGCCAGCGCATCGCGCGTGGCGCGCAGGGTCAGGCCTTCCTCGTCCTGGGCCACTAGCAACCCGGATTGCAGGTAGGCCGCCAATCGGCGCAGCTGGATGAGATAGCTGCTGCCGTCCGTGGCGGCAAAGAGGTGCAATTGCTTGCGTTGGCTCTGCCAGGCGTATTGCACCTGTGCCGACGCGCCGTTGTGGTCGAGGGTGAACCATGTGCCCCGCTGCAACTCCTGGGCCCAGGCCACCATGGCGTCGTCCACCGGCGCTCCGTTGTCGGCGATGACGTGGATGGATGACGCATCGATACCGAGCATCATTTCGATGTTGTCGGCATTGAGCGGCATGTCGCCCAGCGTGGCATCCCCGATGAAATCTTCCAGGTTGGCCAGGCGTTTGGCCATGGCGTCGATGTGTGCCTGCGGGATGGAGGCCGTCTTGGACAGGAAGGCATCGGCCAGGGTATCGGTCAGCACCTTGATCTGGGCGTCCTGGGCTACTCCATTGATCCCCATCAACGCCAGACCCTGCCGCAGACGTTGCAGCAGGCCTGGCAGACTCTGGATGACTTTAGCCCGGTCGCTGCGGTTGGGCTTGGCGCTGGCCGCCCAGACCAGATCGGCCGCCGTGCGCTTGAAGGTGACCGTATCGGCGTGCTGCGGCCCTTCGCGCACGGCGGACAGCGCCAGCACCTCGGCCCAGGTCTTGAAGAGGAACTCCCGAATCTCCTCGCGCACCGGCATATCGCGCAGCATGGTGCGCAGCTCGATCGTGTACTGGATCGCCAGCGTTTCCTTCTGCTCCACCTGTTGTGCCACGCTGACGAGGCGCGAGGTGGCCTGCTTTTGGGTCAGGAACTTCGACAAGAATTTTTCAAATTCGTCGTACACCAGCTGAAAGACCCGCCGTCCGGTCTCGGGGTATTGCTCGATCACCTGCACCACGCGGCGGATCTCTGCCTCCAGGGCGCTGCCGTTGATCGTGGTGGCATCAAACCCCATTACGCACGCCCCCATGCGGTCAATGAGCTGGCGGGCCGGGTGGGCAATGTTGCTGAAGAACTCGGGCTCCGCCAGGGCCACGCGCAACACCGGCACCTGCAGGCGCGCAAACCACACACGCACGGCCGGGGGAATGCGGTCCTCGGCCAGAATGCTCTGGAACATCAGCGCCACCACCTCGATGATGGCTTTTTCTCCTGCCGTCGAGGCCTTCTTCTTCAATTCGGTGGAACGCTCCCGTACCGCGCCCGCCAGCTGCACCACAGCGGCCGGGCTGTAGTCTTCGATGAGCGTGGCGACGCCGCTGTAATAGGTGTCAGCCTGGACGCGGTGGGCCGTGAGGGCATGCGCCAGCGCGGCCGATGCGGGTGGTGCGTTGACCAGGTCAAAGCCGGTGGCGGGCTGGGTGAGCAGCCGCCGCAGTTGCCCCATGACGCCCTGGGCCCGCAGGCGTGCACGCGACAGTGGGGTCATGCCGGTGGCGAAAGCCGTTCCCGTTCCCATGCCCTGTTGCTGGGGCTGCCTCTGTGGTGCGGCGCGTGTGGCGGCCATGGCCTCCCGGCTTTGCGTCAGTGCCTGCGATGCCAGTCCGGCCGCTGCGGCATCGCTGCCTGCCACCGTACCGCCCTCGGTCCGGCGCACGCGCGAGCGCAGGTCGTTTTGTGGGGTGACGCCCTGCTC from Acidovorax sp. T1 includes the following:
- a CDS encoding LysM peptidoglycan-binding domain-containing protein; translated protein: MTAFTSVWRTALGALTVLAGAMLAAPAQAQNYPVSSGQRATAQQVAERGVPLSELAPSAPDTYVVKRGDTLWGIAGMYLNRPWRWPELWGMNLQALPNPHLIFPGQTLYLEKNGGYARLRTSARGTPETVRVSPRTRSDSLADSALPTLKPHLIEPFLVEPLVVDAEVLQRAPRIVATVDERVLMADGDRAYARGDASSPLRVEPGASRHYRVFRDAIALKDPLTGEILGYEAQYVGKAELVRGESVEETADGKGGIAYDYVPATVELSATKEEVRAGDRLLPAPARAFVSYTPRAPQMKVDARVVSIYGGNSVSYAAQNQVIAINRGTQDGMEAGQVLHILTKGDRLKDTTDAAKTVIKLPSERNGHVMVFRTFDRVSYALILEIRTGVRVGDRLINPE
- the dprA gene encoding DNA-processing protein DprA, encoding MERDELAGWLRLALTPGVGNGTARRLLAAFGLPQVIFQQSEGTLAQCVTSAQAQALRLVPPGLAQQLETTWAWLQSAAPEGAARVFLTLGDGRYPQALLETEDPPLVLYGIGPAAVWAADPFPAARCLAIVGSRNPTAQGADNARQFARALHAAGLTIVSGLALGVDAAAHEGALDSAVAGAAVPATIAVVGTGLDRVYPRQNLALARRIAAHGILISEYPLGTPPLAANFPKRNRIIAGLSQGTLVVEAALASGSLITARMAVEQGRDVFAIPGSIHAPQSRGCHALIRQGAKLVESAQDVLEELQLPAPEAAPQPTAPGMTPSKPPESALLQAMGFDPVGLDALMARTGMDTAAMQVQLLELELAGAVARLPGGLFQRMGSA
- a CDS encoding DUF1631 domain-containing protein codes for the protein MPAPSPSLPQRRLARQARQKFVEGICAGLLDVDKTILDFLTQLMSQTGTQREMQSRRDTWQLYQQQHRDWVANLDSALREALAPHISTTRETRAIGGHFELLSDEVVENKIAASRMALTITEQVSHQLDTVRQRTQYLEGQDLDSNDILRPEAVCLIVVEQWCKAGLPRTDLLTVVDPLQRDLANLLQKQYQAVNVFYVEQGVTPQNDLRSRVRRTEGGTVAGSDAAAAGLASQALTQSREAMAATRAAPQRQPQQQGMGTGTAFATGMTPLSRARLRAQGVMGQLRRLLTQPATGFDLVNAPPASAALAHALTAHRVQADTYYSGVATLIEDYSPAAVVQLAGAVRERSTELKKKASTAGEKAIIEVVALMFQSILAEDRIPPAVRVWFARLQVPVLRVALAEPEFFSNIAHPARQLIDRMGACVMGFDATTINGSALEAEIRRVVQVIEQYPETGRRVFQLVYDEFEKFLSKFLTQKQATSRLVSVAQQVEQKETLAIQYTIELRTMLRDMPVREEIREFLFKTWAEVLALSAVREGPQHADTVTFKRTAADLVWAASAKPNRSDRAKVIQSLPGLLQRLRQGLALMGINGVAQDAQIKVLTDTLADAFLSKTASIPQAHIDAMAKRLANLEDFIGDATLGDMPLNADNIEMMLGIDASSIHVIADNGAPVDDAMVAWAQELQRGTWFTLDHNGASAQVQYAWQSQRKQLHLFAATDGSSYLIQLRRLAAYLQSGLLVAQDEEGLTLRATRDALAKLDANPERLLG